A window of Saccharomyces paradoxus chromosome XI, complete sequence contains these coding sequences:
- the APN1 gene encoding DNA-(apurinic or apyrimidinic site) lyase APN1 (Major apurinic/apyrimidinic endonuclease~similar to YKL114C) produces MPSTSSFVRSAVSKYKFGAHMSGAGGISNSVTNAFNTGCNSFAMFLKSPRKWVSPQYTQEEVNKFKKNCETYNYNPLTDVLPHGQYFINLANPDKEKAEKSYESFMDDLNRCEQLGVGLYNLHPGSTLKGDHQLQLKQLASYLNKAIKETKFVKIVLENMAGTGNLVGSSLVDLKEVIGMIEDKSRIGVCIDTCHTFAAGYDISTTEAFNNFWKEFDDVIGFKYLSAVHLNDSKAPLGANRDLHERLGQGYLGIDVFRMIAHSEYLQGIPIVLETPYENDEGYGNEIKLLEWLESKSENELLKDKEYVEKNKTLQKLGAKSRKEQLDKFEVKQKKRAGASKRKKATVEPGDNDILSQMTKKRKTKKE; encoded by the coding sequence ATGCCCTCGACATCTAGCTTTGTTAGGTCCGCTGTCTCAAAATACAAATTTGGTGCGCACATGTCAGGTGCCGGTGGGATTTCCAATAGTGTGACCAATGCATTTAACACTGGTTGTAATTCATTTGCCATGTTTTTAAAATCCCCAAGGAAGTGGGTTTCCCCACAGTATACACAGGAGGAAGTaaataaatttaaaaagaattGTGAAACTTACAACTATAATCCGTTAACTGACGTCTTACCGCATGGCCAgtattttattaatttGGCTAATCCGGATAAGGAAAAGGCAGAAAAGAGTTATGAATCCTTTATGGACGATTTGAACAGATGTGAGCAACTAGGTGTCGGCCTATATAACTTACATCCAGGTTCTACTTTGAAAGGCGACCATCAATTGCAGTTAAAACAACTAGCCTCATATTTGAACAAAGCCATTAAAGAGACGAAATTTGTTAAAATCGTATTAGAAAATATGGCTGGTACCGGAAACCTGGTAGGAAGTTCATTAGTAGATTTGAAGGAAGTTATTGGAATGATTGAAGATAAATCAAGAATCGGAGTTTGCATAGATACGTGCCATACATTTGCGGCAGGATACGATATCAGCACTACTGAGGCGTTTAACAATTTCTGGAAAGAGTTTGATGATGTAATAGGGTTCAAATATCTTAGTGCTGTTCACTTAAATGATTCCAAGGCTCCTCTAGGAGCAAATAGAGATTTACATGAACGCTTGGGTCAAGGTTACTTAGGTATAGATGTATTTAGAATGATTGCACATTCCGAATATCTGCAGGGTATCCCTATTGTCTTGGAGACTCCATACGAGAATGATGAAGGCTACGGTAATGAAATTAAACTTTTGGAGTGGTTGGAATCCAAGAGCGAGAATGAATTGTTAAAAGACAAGGAGTatgtagaaaaaaataagacgCTGCAGAAGTTAGGTGCTAAATCACGTAAGGAACAATTAGACAAGTTTGAGGTCAAGCAAAAGAAGCGAGCTGGCGCCAgcaagagaaagaaagcaaCCGTAGAACCAGGCGATAATGATATCTTGTCTCaaatgacgaagaagagaaagacCAAGAAAGAATAA
- the RAD27 gene encoding multifunctional nuclease RAD27 (5' to 3' exonuclease, 5' flap endonuclease~similar to YKL113C), whose amino-acid sequence MGIKGLNAIISEHVPSAIRKSDIKSFFGRKVAIDASMSLYQFLIAVRQQDGGQLTNEAGETTSHLMGMFYRTLRMIDNGIKPCYVFDGKPPDLKSHELTKRSSRRVETEKKLAEATTELEKMKQERRLVKVSKEHNEEAQKLLELMGIPYIIAPTEAEAQCAELAKKGKVYAAASEDMDTLCYRTPFLLRHLTFSEAKKEPIHEIDTELVLRGLDLTIEQFVDLCIMLGCDYCESIRGVGPVTALKLIKTHGSIEKIVEFIESGEANNTKWKIPEGWPYKQARMLFLDPEVIDGNEVNLKWSPPKEKELIEYLCDDKKFSEERVKSGIARLKKGLKSGIQGRLDGFFQVVPKTKEQLAAAAKRAQENKKLNKNKNKVTKGRR is encoded by the coding sequence atgggTATTAAAGGCTTGAATGCAATTATATCGGAGCATGTGCCCTCTGCCATCAGGAAAAGCGATATCAAAAGCTTCTTTGGTAGAAAAGTGGCCATCGATGCTTCTATGTCTCTATACCAGTTTTTAATTGCTGTAAGACAGCAAGATGGTGGGCAGTTGACCAACGAAGCCGGTGAAACCACATCACATTTGATGGGTATGTTTTATAGAACATTGAGAATGATCGATAACGGTATCAAGCCTTGTTATGTCTTCGATGGTAAGCCTCCAGATTTGAAATCTCATGAGTTGACAAAGCGGTCTTCGAGAAGAGtggaaactgaaaaaaaactggcAGAGGCAACAACcgaattggaaaaaatgaagcaAGAAAGAAGGTTGGTGAAGGTCTCAAAAGAACATAATGAAGAAGCCCAAAAATTACTGGAATTAATGGGCATCCCATATATAATAGCGCCAACGGAAGCTGAGGCTCAATGTGCTGAGTTGGCAAAGAAGGGAAAGGTATATGCTGCAGCAAGTGAAGATATGGACACACTTTGTTATAGAACACCCTTCTTGCTGAGACatttaactttttcagAGGCCAAGAAAGAACCGATTCACGAAATAGATACGGAATTAGTATTGAGAGGCCTCGACTTGACCATAGAGCAATTTGTTGACCTTTGTATAATGCTTGGTTGTGACTACTGTGAAAGCATTAGAGGTGTTGGCCCGGTGACtgctttgaaattgataaaaacGCATGGGTCCATCGAAAAAATCGtagaatttattgaatctGGCGAGGCAAATAACACCAAGTGGAAAATTCCAGAAGGCTGGCCTTACAAACAGGCAAGAATGCTATTTCTTGACCCTGAAGTTATAGATGGTAACGAAGTAAACCTGAAATGGTCGCCAccaaaagagaaggaaCTAATTGAGTATTTATGCGATGATAAGAAATTTAGTGAAGAAAGAGTAAAGTCTGGCATAGCaagattaaaaaaaggCTTGAAATCTGGCATTCAGGGTAGATTAGATGGGTTCTTCCAAGTAGTGCCTAAAACAAAGGAACAATTGGCTGCTGCGGCGAAAAGAGcacaagaaaacaaaaaattaaacaaaaataaaaataaagtcacAAAGGGGAGAAGATGA
- the ABF1 gene encoding DNA-binding protein ABF1 (DNA binding protein with possible chromatin-reorganizing activity~similar to YKL112W), whose amino-acid sequence MDKLVVNYYEYKHPIINKDLAIGAHGGKKFPTLGAWYDVINEYEFQTRCPIILKNSHRNKHFTFACHLKNCPFKVLLSYAGNATSSETSSPSANNNTNPSGTPDHIHHHGDNMNNEDNNNNNGNNKVSNDSKLDFVTDDLEYHLANTHPDDANDKVESRNNEVSGNNDDDGDDNNIFKQQDVTIKHDAEDDSRNKSSIDQGLEEANGSATGNDNSNHHHNDEDDVHTQMTKNYSDVVNDEDINVAIANAVANVDSQSNNKHDGKDDDAPNNNDAHDNDNNNDHNNNNNNNNNNVGSHGVSSHSPSSIRDTSMNLDVFDSATDDIPGPFVVTKIEPYHSHPLEDNLSLGKFILTKIPKILQNDLKFDQILESSYNNSNHTVSKFKVSHYVEESGLLDILMQRYGLTAEDFEKRLLSQIARRITTYKARFVLKKKKMGEYNDLQPSSSSNNSNNNDDELSNTNMRNNPIDYTKHQEISSAGASSNTAKNENNNKNDNNDDNNSNNNNDTSNLIESVLDKTSSHRYPPKKIPSVNKWSKPDQITHSDVSMVGLDESNDGGNENVHPTLAEVDAQEARETAQLAIDKINSYKRSIDDKNGDDHNNPSRNVVDENLISDMDSEDAHKSKRQHLSDITLEERNEDDKLPHEVAEQLRLLSSHLKEVENLHQNNDDDVDDVMVDVDVEAQYNKNPTHHHNSHHSQPHHDEEDVAGLMRKAHDEEDLSDENIQPELRGQ is encoded by the coding sequence ATGGACAAGTTAGTCGTGAATTACTATGAATACAAGCACCCTATAATTAATAAAGACCTAGCCATTGGAGCCCATGGGGGCAAGAAATTCCCCACTTTGGGTGCTTGGTATGACGTTATTAATGAGTATGAATTTCAGACGCGTTGCCCtattattttaaagaaTTCCCATAGGAATAAACATTTTACATTTGCCTGTCACTTGAAAAACTGTCCGTTCAAAGTCTTGCTGAGCTATGCTGGTAATGCTACATCCTCAGAAACTTCATCTCCTTCTGCTAATAATAACACGAACCCTTCGGGTACTCCTGATCATATTCACCATCATGGCGACAATATGAACAACGAGgacaataataataacaatggcAATAATAAAGTCAGTAATGACAGCAAACTTGACTTCGTTACAGATGATCTTGAATATCATCTGGCGAACACTCATCCGGACGATGCTAATGATAAAGTGGAGTCGAGAAATAATGAAGTGAGTGGGAACAATGACgatgatggtgatgatAACAACATTTTTAAACAGCAAGATGTTACCATCAAGCACGATGCTGAAGATgattcaagaaataaatcCTCTATTGATCAAGGATTAGAAGAAGCAAACGGTTCTGCTACTGGAAATGACAATAGTAACCACCATCACAACGACGAGGATGACGTCCATACCCAGATGACAAAAAACTATTCCGACGTAGTGAACGATGAAGACATCAACGTTGCCATTGCTAATGCTGTTGCCAACGTGGATTCTCAATCAAACAATAAGCATGATGgcaaagatgatgatgccCCTAATAACAATGATGCCCACgacaatgataataataatgatcacaacaacaacaacaacaataacaacaacaacgtTGGAAGCCATGGCGTTTCATCCCACTCACCTTCCTCTATACGAGACACTTCTATGAATTTGGACGTCTTTGATTCTGCTACCGATGATATACCGGGCCCATTCGTCGTGACCAAAATTGAGCCTTACCATAGTCATCCACTAGAAGATAACCTGTCACTAGGGAAATTTATTCTAACAAAGATTCCCAAGATTTTACAAAACGATTTGAAGTTTGATCAAATACTAGAAAGCTCTTACAACAATTCTAACCACACAGTGAGTAAATTTAAAGTTTCTCATTACGTGGAAGAGTCCGGTCTTTTAGACATTTTGATGCAAAGATATGGGTTAACGGCTGaggattttgaaaaaaggcTACTGTCTCAAATCGCCAGACGTATAACTACGTATAAAGCCAGatttgttttgaaaaagaaaaaaatgggcGAATATAATGACCTACaaccttcttcatcttccaataACAGCAATAACAACGATGATGAGCTATCTAACACAAATATGAGAAATAATCCTATCGACTACACCAAACATCAGGAAATCTCAAGTGCGGGGGCCTCGTCGAACACAGCcaagaatgaaaataataacaagaatgacaataatgatgataataacagcaacaataataatgacaCCTCGAATTTAATAGAAAGTGTACTAGATAAAACATCTAGCCACCGTTACCCACCCAAGAAGATACCAAGTGTTAATAAATGGAGCAAACCAGATCAAATAACTCATTCGGATGTGTCCATGGTTGGACTAGATGAATCAAATGATGGCGGTAATGAAAATGTTCACCCAACCTTAGCCGAAGTAGACGCTCAAGAAGCTCGTGAAACTGCTCAGTTGGCCATAGACAAGATCAATTCTTACAAGAGATCCATTGATGATAAGAACGGTGATGACCATAACAATCCGTCGAGAAATGTGGTAGATGAAAACCTGATCAGTGATATGGATTCAGAAGATGCTCACAAGTCTAAGAGACAACACTTATCGGATATCACGCTGGAAGAGAGAAATGAAGACGACAAACTGCCACATGAAGTGGCGGAACAGTTGAGGTTGTTGTCATCGCATTTGAAAGAGGTAGAGAATCTACACCAGaacaatgatgatgacgtAGACGACGTGATGGTGGATGTAGATGTTGAAGCGCAATATAATAAGAACCCAACTCACCATCATAATAGTCACCATAGCCAACCTCATcacgatgaagaagatgtcGCTGGACTGATGAGGAAAGCccatgatgaagaagaccTTTCTGATGAAAACATCCAACCTGAATTAAGAGGCCAATAG
- the KTI12 gene encoding Kti12p (Protein that plays a role in modification of tRNA wobble nucleosides~similar to YKL110C) — MPLVLFTGYPCSGKTTLANHLVQLLKSRIDATPSLSKYSITYHSDESLGIKHSDYITSQDERKLRSEIISAVKRDLSRNKIVIVDSLNYIKGFRYQLHCEVKNLSTTFCVIQTLCPPETIFEWNKTSNPNPWETELLNQLIQRYEEPNSNNRWDSPLFAILTPQDSITDYIDDICKVVFQTSKSAKSSGHNDPLSKGLQKPNSATVLKPASQSNFIQVLDVETSKIIKTIMNHIKSLTSIGGVSNGTRVIVSEGITDINDDGCFFVDLPIGNVVTLAQLQRLKRQFINFNKLRDIDQGRIGPLFADYLNKNLN, encoded by the coding sequence ATGCCACTGGTGCTTTTTACAGGATACCCATGTAGTGGTAAAACGACGCTTGCCAACCATTTAGTGCAACTACTAAAATCCAGAATCGATGCGACCCCATCATTAAGTAAATATTCCATAACTTATCATTCAGACGAATCTCTGGGCATAAAACATTCAGATTATATAACTTCGCaagatgaaagaaaattgagGTCGGAGATCATCTCCGCTGTGAAAAGAGATCTATCCAGAAACAAGATAGTCATTGTAGATTCGTTGAACTATATTAAGGGTTTCCGGTATCAACTTCACTGCgaggtgaaaaatttgtctACCACATTTTGTGTAATTCAAACTTTGTGTCCACCAGAGACTATTTTTGAGTGGAATAAGACTTCAAACCCGAACCCTTGGGAAACCGAATTATTGAACCAATTGATTCAACGATACGAAGAGCCTAACTCAAACAACCGATGGGATTCTCCACTCTTTGCTATTCTTACTCCTCAGGACAGCATAACTGACTACATTGACGATATTTGTAAAGTGGTCTTCCAGACTTCCAAATCGGCCAAAAGCAGTGGGCACAATGATCCATTGAGCAAGGGTTTACAAAAACCAAATTCAGCCACCGTACTTAAACCTGCATCCCAGTCCAACTTCATCCAGGTTCTCGACGTCGAAACTAGcaagataataaaaaccATAATGAACCATATCAAGAGTTTGACCTCTATTGGAGGGGTAAGTAACGGAACAAGAGTCATTGTTTCCGAAGGCATTACCGATATTAATGATGATGGTTGCTTTTTCGTAGACCTACCTATTGGTAACGTCGTCACTTTAGCGCAATTGCAAAGGTTGAAGAGACAATTTATTAACTTTAACAAACTAAGAGATATAGATCAGGGTAGAATCGGTCCCCTTTTCGCTGACTATCtgaacaaaaatttgaattga
- the HAP4 gene encoding transcription factor HAP4 (Transcription factor~similar to YKL109W), which yields MTAKTFLLQASASRPRSNHFKSEHNNIPLAPVPIAPNTNHHNHSSLEFENDGSKKKKKSSLVVRTSKHWVLPPRPRPGRRSSSHNTLPSNNTNNILNVGANSRNNSNNSTASNRKQASKEKRKPRHIQTIDEKLINDSNYLAFLKFDDLENEKFHSSASSISSPSYSSPSFSSYRNRKKSEFMDDESCTDVETIAAHNSLLSKNHYVDSSSNVHAPPTKKSKLNDFDLLSLSSTSSSTTPVPQLTKDFNVNLNFHKIPHKTSFPDSPADFSPADSVSLIRNHSLPTKLQVKDKIEDLNDIKFFNDFEKLEFFNKYAKVNTNNDVNENNDLWNSYLQSMDDSVGRNIGDSQQVDNDDNMSLLNLPILEETVPSGQDVKIEPDEEDIWNYLPSSQQQDSARVLNKNMNSDKANMQTNNDETYLFLQDHNESTNPHQDGEQGSEITLADNKFSYLPPTLEELMEEQDDNNSRSFKNFMFSNDNGIPCSNIDGGTGNDDDDYTKVLKSKKISTSKSNANLYDLNDNNNDATVTNEFDQSSFIDDLDEDVDFLKVQVF from the coding sequence atGACCGCAAAGACTTTTCTACTTCAGGCCTCCGCTAGTCGCCCTCGTAGTAACCACTTTAAAAGTGAgcataataatattccaTTGGCCCCTGTACCGATCGCCCCTAATACCAATCATCATAACCATAGTTCGCTGGAATTCGAAAACGATGGcagcaaaaagaaaaagaaatctaGTTTGGTGGTTAGAACTTCCAAACATTGGGTTTTGCCCCCTAGACCAAGACCTGGTAGAAGGTCGTCTTCTCACAACACTCTGCCTTCTAACAACACTAATAATATTCTAAACGTTGGTGCTAACAGCAGGAATAATAGCAACAATAGTACCGCTTCGAACAGGAAGCAAGcttccaaagaaaagaggaagcCAAGACATATCCAGACGATCGATGAAAAGCTAATAAACGACTCGAACTACCTAGCTTTTTTGAAGTTCGATGacttggaaaatgaaaagtttcATTCTTCTGCCTCTTCCATTTCATCTCCATCTTATTCATCTCcatctttttcaagttatagaaatagaaaaaaatcagaattTATGGACGATGAAAGCTGCACCGATGTGGAAACCATTGCTGCTCACAACAGCTTGCTGTCAAAAAACCACTATGTggattcttcttcaaatgtTCACGCACCCCCcaccaaaaaatcaaagctAAACGATTTTGATCTATTGTCTTTATCTTCGACATCTTCATCGACCACTCCGGTGCCACAGTTGACAAAAGATTTCAACGTAAATCTAAATTTCCATAAGATTCCTCATAAAACTTCATTCCCTGATTCTCCAGCAGACTTTTCCCCAGCAGATTCAGTCTCGTTGATTAGGAACCACTCCTTGCCCACTAAATTGCAAGTGAAGGACAAAATTGAGGATTTGAACgatatcaaatttttcaatgatttcgAAAAACTtgagtttttcaataagtACGCCAAAGTTAATACGAATAATGACGTTaacgaaaataatgatCTTTGGAATTCTTACCTACAATCGATGGACGATTCCGTGGGTAGGAACATTGGTGATAGCCAACAGGTAgacaatgatgataatatgTCTTTGTTAAATTTGCCAATTTTGGAGGAAACCGTCCCCTCTGGGCAAGATGTCAAGATTGAGCCAGACGAAGAAGACATTTGGAATTATTTACCAAGTTCACAACAACAAGATTCAGCACGTgttttgaacaagaatatGAATTCTGACAAAGCAAACATGCAAACAAATAACGACGAAACCTACTTATTCCTTCAGGACCATAATGAAAGCACCAATCCGCATCAAGACGGCGAGCAAGGTTCAGAAATCACTTTGGCTGACAATAAGTTCTCTTATTTGCCCCCAACTTTAGAAGAATTGATGGAAGAGCAGGATGATAACAACAGCAggtctttcaaaaatttcatgtTTTCTAACGACAACGGTATACCATGTTCAAACATTGACGGTGGTACTGGtaatgacgatgatgactACACCAAAGTTTTaaaatctaaaaaaatttctacaTCGAAGTCGAACGCAAACCTTTATGACTTAAACgataataacaatgatgCAACTGTCACCAATGAATTCGATCAAAGCAGTTTCATCGATGACCTCGATGAAGACGTTGATTTTTTAAAGGTACAGGTATTTTGA
- the SLD2 gene encoding Sld2p (Single-stranded DNA origin-binding and annealing protein~similar to YKL108W): MFSFELEQLKIELKTWEHDFINKNKREPTRDDIKSLRDVRQMYKQYSILKKKHSLQQQKLLAQESVEVPAHSKDNDEIVEIGPTPQVYGKAISIFDMNLSPIKPIYMTFTNNTDINNDSSKTISNKSSPQKTMSLKSSPEDRTLVAESISNVKRQLNFQILKASSTRTPISSPCKKCDGQSAEIKKWSPTIKPLLESGKPSRYYGPNSPLKLDEENIHLNIPLNSNTKRRLQMAYPSLQKTPSRDNHVDISVSFSPSPLIRRPLTKSLIELAREHTEIVKEFSTLQGEDIEEDIEEEEEEEGEDDKDGRDEKDGEDESRLEDGLIRRKVVKDIFQEDDDNEDNQARENTFIRKRPKRRKVIRRLRDDDPETEPTAVKRDVHKELMKLKKRKVAEFLGSTSQLSDTEFENNDEATSGVVNLEQKPAAKRKGRKKYNLVSNNFRRLKLPKKNRFPNRRWGRR; encoded by the coding sequence ATGTTCTCATTTGAGCTGgaacaattgaaaattgaATTGAAAACATGGGAACAtgatttcatcaataaaaataaaagggAACCCACAAGGGATGACATCAAGAGTCTGCGTGATGTTAGGCAGATGTACAAGCAATATTCCAtactaaaaaagaagcattCTTTGCAACAACAGAAACTTCTTGCTCAAGAATCGGTTGAAGTACCGGCACATAGCAAAGACAATGATGAAATCGTTGAGATAGGTCCTACTCCCCAAGTTTACGGTAAGGCGATTAGTATCTTTGACATGAATTTGTCGCCTATAAAGCCCATATACATGACATTCACAAATAATACTGATATAAACAATGATAGTTCTAAAACGATATCTAATAAATCTTCCCCACAGAAGACTATGTCTCTAAAATCATCTCCAGAAGATCGGACACTAGTAGCAGAATCGATATCCAATGTGAAGCGCCAGTTAAACTTTCAAATCCTCAAGGCTTCTTCTACACGTACTCCAATTTCATCACCATGTAAGAAATGCGATGGACAATCAGCagaaatcaagaaatggAGTCCGACAATCAAACCTTTACTGGAATCCGGTAAGCCATCGAGGTACTATGGACCCAATTCCCCACTAAAAttggatgaagaaaacattCACTTGAATATTCCACTTAATTCAAATACTAAACGCCGGCTTCAAATGGCATATCCGTCTTTACAAAAAACTCCTTCGAGAGATAATCATGTGGACatttcagtttcatttAGTCCATCTCCTTTAATCAGAAGGCCTCTGACGAAATCCCTGATAGAATTGGCAAGGGAGCATACTGAAATTGTGAAAGAATTCAGTACTTTGCAGGGagaagatattgaagaagatattgaagaagaagaggaagaagaaggagagGATGACAAGGATGGTCGTGATGAGAAAGACGGCGAAGATGAGAGCAGGCTAGAGGATGGATTAATTAGACGAAAAGTTGTAAAGGATATATTTCAAGAGGACGATGACAATGAGGATAACCAAGCAAGGGAAAATACTTTTATAAGAAAGAGACCCAAGAGAAGAAAGGTTATCAGAAGATTACGAGACGACGATCCAGAAACCGAGCCCACAGCTGTTAAAAGAGATGTCCATAAGGAGCtgatgaaactgaaaaaaagaaaagtggCAGAATTTTTGGGATCCACTTCACAACTCTCTGACactgaatttgaaaataatgacGAGGCAACCAGCGGTGTAGTAAATCTAGAGCAAAAGCCTGCCGCTAAGCGCAAGGGCAGGAAAAAGTATAATCTTGTCAGTAATAACTTTAGAAGATTAAAACtgccaaagaaaaaccGCTTTCCTAACAGACGCTGGGGAAGGAGGTGA
- a CDS encoding putative short-chain dehydrogenase/reductase (short-chain dehydrogenase/reductase~similar to YKL107W) produces MFWKKDPTVTWERKHINDIDFSCFNVAIIGGTGGIGRAISRELAQRDARVTVVGQTFRDEDLKDKIKFVKADLSLVSECKRISHSDEIPYEELTHLIFTTGIFASRQRQATSEGLEKDMAVSYLSRYIIFHDVAKRLGISRTKKDDLPKVFVVGFPGNGQLGDPDDLNSDEKNYSAYGTHMNTVAANESLVLDAKDRYTNIDTFGLNPGLIKTNIRSNLLGSDTYLSRITEWIISWTCQSAETYAKTICALIVSPAIESRSGTMFSNKGDAILPTPGLTKDVVEKFMENSELLVEKALRNQSPFTSSNE; encoded by the coding sequence AtgttttggaaaaaggATCCTACTGTCACTTGGGAAAGAAAACATATCAATGACATTGACTTCAGCTGTTTTAATGTGGCAATAATTGGCGGAACAGGTGGAATTGGACGTGCCATAAGTAGAGAGCTGGCCCAGAGAGATGCTAGAGTTACTGTTGTCGGACAAACATTTAGGGACGAGGACCTGAAAGACAAAATTAAATTTGTCAAGGCCGACTTAAGTTTAGTGTCGGAATGCAAGCGTATTTCTCACAGCGATGAAATTCCTTACGAGGAGTTAACGCATTTGATTTTCACTACAGGCATCTTTGCATCACGCCAGAGGCAAGCTACAAGTGAGGGCTTAGAGAAAGACATGGCGGTGAGTTATTTGAGTAGATATATCATCTTCCATGATGTCGCTAAGCGATTAGGAATTAGTAGGACAAAGAAAGACGATTTGCCAAAAGTTTTCGTAGTCGGATTTCCAGGAAATGGTCAACTGGGGGACCCAGATGACTTAAAttctgatgaaaaaaattacagcGCCTATGGCACACACATGAATACAGTGGCAGCTAATGAAAGTTTGGTCCTAGACGCCAAAGATAGATATACGAACATAGATACCTTCGGTTTGAACCCCGGTCTGATTAAAACAAACATTCGTAGTAACCTTCTCGGCAGTGACACTTACCTTAGCCGCATCACAGAATGGATCATTAGCTGGACCTGTCAAAGCGCAGAAACGTATGCTAAGACAATTTGCGCCTTGATTGTGAGCCCTGCCATCGAATCACGCAGTGGTACAATGTTCAGTAACAAAGGTGATGCCATCTTACCTACGCCTGGTTTGACCAAAGACGTTGTTGAGAAGTTCATGGAAAATTCGGAACTTCTAGTTGAAAAGGCCTTACGGAATCAAAGCCCTTTTACGTCCAGTAACGAGTAA